GTTGAGAAAGGGGTAAAGCCCGAAGATATTTTCTACCGCACCATAGACCAAATGCGCCAGCGCAGAGAGAAAATCTTGTTCGATCTCATCGTCATAGTTGCAGGAATGACAGTGCCCGGGAAATACCTGAGAGCAGCGCCTATAACCCGGCAGGAAATCAGCGAACTTTCGCATCTTGATGGTACGAGGATTCTCGGGGGACCCATCAGGCTGGGTTTTGGCGAGGAAGGCGGCTCATCGGCAAAAGCATTGGCAGTGCCTGGTATTACTCTTGCAAAAAAGGATGTAGAGGCATTCATCTACGATTTGATGGGTGATATAAAAGAACCCGACAGCGTTGAGCACAGAATGAGGACTATATCCGAGATAGGAAGATGGGGTGAAAAAGGGGCATTCATAATGCGCCAGCACCCCGATTATCCTTATGTGATGTGCGAGCTTGAAACATACCGCGGCTGTCCGCGCCATTCGCACTGCTCTTTCTGCACCGAACCGCTTTATGGAAAGCCTGATTATCGCGAAATAAAGGATGTAATAAAGGAAGCGGCTGCGCTCTATGCCTATGGGGCGCGTTATTTCAGGATAGGGAGGCAGCCTGATTTGTTCATGTACCAGGCAAAAAACGGAATCCCGAATCCCAATGCACTGGAAGAACTCTACAGCGGGATACGAAATGCTGCGCCAGAGCTCAGGGTACTGCACATGGACAATGCCAATCCTGCAACCCTTGCAAGGTATCCTCACGAATCGCGGGAGATTGCAAAGATAATTGTGAGATATCATACATCAGGAGATGTGGCTGCGCTTGGCATGGAAAGTGCAGACCCCGATGTAATAAAGGCGAACGACCTGAAAGCTTCGCCTGATGAAGTCTTAGATGCTGTAAAGCTCTTAAATGAGGTCGGAGCAGCGCGAGGAACAAGCGGTCTTCCTGAACTTTTGCCCGGGATAAACTTCGTGCACGGATTAAAAGGCGAGACGGAAAATACTTTTGAGCTTAACTTTGAATTCCTGAAAAAAGTCTTAGGCAGCGGTCTCATGGTGCGCAGGGTGAATATCAGGCAGGTGATGACCTTCGCCGGTACTGCAATGTACGGCTTCGATGAGGCTGTTAAAAAAAACAAAGCTACGTTCCTTCGCTAC
The DNA window shown above is from Candidatus Methanoperedens sp. and carries:
- a CDS encoding radical SAM protein gives rise to the protein MRVLIIDGYVDEPACLGVPPYLAPYPRYIAGALVEKGVKPEDIFYRTIDQMRQRREKILFDLIVIVAGMTVPGKYLRAAPITRQEISELSHLDGTRILGGPIRLGFGEEGGSSAKALAVPGITLAKKDVEAFIYDLMGDIKEPDSVEHRMRTISEIGRWGEKGAFIMRQHPDYPYVMCELETYRGCPRHSHCSFCTEPLYGKPDYREIKDVIKEAAALYAYGARYFRIGRQPDLFMYQAKNGIPNPNALEELYSGIRNAAPELRVLHMDNANPATLARYPHESREIAKIIVRYHTSGDVAALGMESADPDVIKANDLKASPDEVLDAVKLLNEVGAARGTSGLPELLPGINFVHGLKGETENTFELNFEFLKKVLGSGLMVRRVNIRQVMTFAGTAMYGFDEAVKKNKATFLRYKEKIRNEIDFPMLRRIVPVETVMKDVRTEIYDKITFGRQLGSYPLLVGIPMELELNKSFDIVVTDHGHRSITGLPLPVNLNRMPLKIIQMLPCVGKKQVAEILRERPFKGKEDIMNRTSLRGKILDYICW